The following are encoded in a window of Gemmatimonadaceae bacterium genomic DNA:
- a CDS encoding tetratricopeptide repeat protein — MAATSLGSERDHEILRSFARRIDPSDAGAHNNLGVLYFNKNLYAEAVQAFMRALEIDPRMQVAQRNLEIAYFNTGYYDDRVPELRDRVRANPTDGEARWELARTYALLGEHQHAVDEFTALLRYAPNDVGAILQLGLSERALERPEEAQRWLEKARALDPSSSLVHFYLGEIAYNRGLNDDALASLTRAIELNPENHDALYLMGFVLGDMGRQDEARAITKRAIKLNPTLSRAQANLSIDENKALRYEQMTEARGARRAHRMEVAREGQLAHYNLGLAFRQKGYYAEALREYQLALDRGEDEDLVCQAMAEVHLVTREAATALALYDQLIARNPESPKLWNERGVALHQAGRVADAERSYRRAIDLDEGYALAHNNLGVALYHAGDGDDAVAQFRAALDAQGGLAKARLNLALLLYRARRLQQALEAYRQVLSAEPEHPVAWNGVGLVLTDLQRFEDARNAFARAVQARPEYAEAHYNLSFTLSNLGDFEGALRETKLALEIEPYYVAQKFDLAIDLQYEDPDLSIQPDLGGEQRIDAAIEEFDFDPGLLDGVFTQLAPTPAPSARVDTDPYGMAADYLTKGFFDRAQMEARRALAHGADRTVGNVLLGETFARQGLYGEALERYREARRQVPDDLGAMRGEAQALLKLGQPAEARPIVETLVLRASEDIDVLMLAAAVRAASGDPAAALATLDTARRVAPMRADVHQQMGDIARRLGDREGAVMAYRHALELDPEFAGVRYELARLFIEKRQLREAEAELLAALDAVPTYAEASLELATLRRMAGRADEAMPLLIDLLERDPYHFDALISLGETLLVLNRKDDAVKAFTRVLRFDPDHVGALFHQGALLAERRCFREAIERWTRVLTLAPSGAYARRARREIRSATDLQRIFATRKTA; from the coding sequence ATGGCGGCCACGAGCCTGGGTTCGGAGCGCGACCACGAGATTCTGAGGTCGTTTGCGCGGCGGATCGACCCGTCGGACGCCGGCGCGCACAACAACCTGGGGGTGTTGTACTTCAACAAAAACTTATACGCCGAGGCGGTCCAGGCGTTCATGCGCGCCCTCGAGATCGACCCGCGCATGCAGGTGGCCCAGCGGAACCTCGAGATCGCGTACTTCAACACCGGCTACTACGATGATCGCGTGCCCGAACTCCGGGACCGGGTGCGCGCGAACCCGACCGATGGCGAAGCGCGGTGGGAGCTGGCGCGCACGTATGCCCTGCTCGGCGAACACCAGCACGCGGTGGACGAGTTCACGGCGCTCCTCCGCTACGCGCCGAACGACGTCGGCGCGATCCTCCAACTCGGGCTTTCGGAGCGGGCGCTGGAGCGTCCGGAGGAGGCGCAGCGGTGGTTGGAGAAGGCGCGTGCGCTCGATCCCTCCAGTTCGCTCGTCCATTTCTACCTGGGTGAGATCGCCTACAACCGCGGGCTCAACGATGATGCCCTCGCGTCGCTCACCCGGGCCATCGAACTGAATCCCGAGAACCACGACGCCCTGTACCTCATGGGGTTCGTGCTCGGCGACATGGGGCGGCAGGACGAGGCGCGCGCCATCACCAAGCGCGCCATCAAGCTCAACCCGACGCTGTCGCGCGCCCAGGCCAACCTGTCCATCGACGAGAACAAGGCGCTCCGCTACGAGCAGATGACGGAGGCGCGCGGCGCGCGCCGGGCGCACCGCATGGAGGTGGCGCGCGAAGGTCAGCTCGCGCACTACAATCTCGGGCTCGCCTTCCGCCAGAAGGGATATTACGCCGAGGCGCTGCGCGAGTACCAACTGGCGCTCGACCGCGGCGAGGATGAGGACCTCGTGTGCCAGGCGATGGCCGAAGTGCACCTGGTGACGCGCGAAGCGGCCACCGCCCTCGCCCTGTACGACCAACTCATCGCCCGCAATCCCGAGAGCCCCAAGCTGTGGAACGAACGGGGGGTGGCCCTGCACCAGGCGGGGCGGGTGGCCGACGCCGAACGGAGCTACCGGCGTGCCATCGACCTGGACGAGGGATACGCGCTGGCGCACAACAACCTCGGTGTGGCGCTCTACCACGCCGGCGACGGCGACGACGCGGTGGCCCAGTTCCGTGCCGCCCTCGACGCGCAGGGCGGACTGGCCAAGGCGCGCCTCAACCTGGCGTTGCTCCTCTACCGTGCCCGCCGCCTGCAGCAGGCCCTGGAAGCCTATCGGCAGGTTCTGTCGGCCGAACCCGAACACCCCGTGGCCTGGAACGGCGTGGGGCTCGTGCTCACCGACCTGCAGCGATTCGAGGATGCGCGCAACGCTTTCGCGCGTGCCGTGCAGGCGCGGCCCGAATACGCCGAAGCGCACTACAACCTGAGCTTCACCCTCTCGAATCTCGGCGATTTCGAAGGGGCCCTGCGCGAGACCAAGCTGGCGTTGGAGATCGAGCCCTACTACGTGGCACAGAAGTTCGATCTGGCGATCGACCTCCAGTACGAGGACCCGGATCTCTCGATCCAGCCCGACCTGGGAGGCGAGCAGCGGATCGATGCGGCGATCGAGGAGTTCGACTTCGATCCCGGCCTGCTCGACGGCGTGTTCACGCAACTCGCGCCGACGCCCGCCCCGTCGGCGCGCGTCGACACGGACCCGTACGGGATGGCGGCGGACTACCTCACGAAGGGGTTCTTCGACCGGGCGCAGATGGAAGCGCGGCGCGCCCTCGCGCACGGCGCCGACCGCACCGTCGGCAACGTGCTGCTGGGCGAGACGTTCGCGCGCCAAGGGCTGTATGGTGAGGCGCTCGAACGTTACCGCGAGGCCCGCCGCCAGGTCCCCGACGACCTGGGGGCGATGCGGGGGGAGGCGCAGGCGCTGCTCAAGCTGGGCCAGCCGGCCGAGGCGCGGCCGATCGTCGAAACCCTCGTGCTCCGCGCTTCCGAGGACATCGACGTGCTCATGCTGGCGGCGGCGGTGCGGGCAGCATCGGGCGACCCGGCGGCGGCGCTGGCCACGCTCGATACCGCGCGCCGCGTCGCGCCCATGCGCGCCGACGTCCACCAACAGATGGGCGACATCGCCCGCCGGCTGGGCGACCGCGAGGGGGCCGTCATGGCCTACCGCCACGCACTGGAGCTCGATCCCGAGTTCGCAGGCGTGCGCTACGAACTGGCCAGGTTGTTCATCGAGAAGCGGCAACTGCGCGAGGCCGAAGCCGAACTCCTCGCGGCGCTCGACGCCGTGCCCACGTACGCCGAGGCGTCGCTCGAACTGGCCACCCTGCGCCGCATGGCGGGACGGGCCGACGAGGCGATGCCCCTGCTCATCGACCTGCTCGAGCGCGATCCGTACCACTTCGATGCCCTGATCTCCCTGGGCGAGACCCTGCTCGTGCTCAATCGCAAGGACGACGCGGTCAAGGCGTTCACGCGCGTCCTTCGCTTCGATCCGGATCACGTCGGCGCGCTGTTTCATCAGGGCGCGCTGCTCGCCGAGCGGCGTTGCTTCCGGGAGGCGATCGAGCGATGGACACGGGTCCTGACGCTGGCACCGTCCGGCGCGTATGCGCGACGGGCGCGGCGCGAAATCCGCTCGGCCACCGACCTCCAACGAATCTTCGCCACCCGCAAGACCGCCTGA
- a CDS encoding chemotaxis protein CheC, protein MEDLSSLKALQLDALREVANIGAGHAATALSQIVGGTIMISVPRINIQRLEDVAPLVGDPEEPVAAVLLHILGDLSGRTLLVFPKSAAVQLAEMMLRRPAGSTAELGELEQSAIKEAGNILSSAYMNALSEFMGMLLLPSPPALAIDMSAAVLTTAYLQFGTDHDYVFCVESDFVLKDVDQRLRGFFLLLPDPASLQVILRAIRVT, encoded by the coding sequence ATGGAAGATCTTTCGTCCCTCAAGGCGTTGCAGCTCGACGCGCTGCGCGAGGTGGCCAACATCGGCGCCGGACATGCCGCCACCGCACTATCACAGATCGTGGGCGGCACGATCATGATCAGCGTGCCGCGGATCAACATCCAGCGGCTCGAGGACGTGGCGCCGTTGGTGGGCGACCCGGAGGAGCCAGTGGCGGCGGTGCTGCTGCACATCCTCGGGGATCTGTCGGGGCGCACGCTGCTCGTGTTCCCGAAGTCGGCGGCCGTGCAGCTGGCCGAGATGATGCTGCGGCGGCCCGCCGGATCGACCGCGGAGTTGGGCGAACTGGAGCAGTCAGCGATCAAGGAGGCGGGCAACATCCTGAGCAGCGCCTACATGAATGCGCTGAGCGAGTTCATGGGCATGTTGCTGCTACCGTCGCCGCCGGCATTGGCCATCGACATGTCGGCGGCGGTGCTGACGACGGCGTATCTGCAGTTCGGCACCGACCACGACTACGTGTTCTGCGTGGAGAGCGACTTCGTGCTCAAGGACGTCGACCAACGACTGCGGGGGTTCTTCCTGTTGCTGCCCGATCCGGCGTCGCTGCAGGTGATCCTCCGCGCCATTCGCGTGACATGA
- a CDS encoding response regulator → MSHTVLICDDAIFMRTMVGDILQSAGFEIVGEAETGIQAVEKYKQLRPDLVTMDIVMPDMGGIDAVREIAKFDPQAKILMCSAMGQQALVVEAIQAGAKDFVVKPFQPSRVLEAVQRVLG, encoded by the coding sequence ATGAGCCACACGGTGTTGATTTGTGACGACGCGATCTTCATGCGGACGATGGTAGGGGACATCCTCCAGTCGGCCGGATTCGAGATCGTGGGTGAGGCGGAGACCGGCATTCAGGCCGTGGAGAAGTACAAGCAGCTGCGTCCGGATCTGGTCACGATGGACATCGTGATGCCGGACATGGGGGGCATCGACGCGGTGCGGGAAATCGCCAAGTTCGATCCGCAGGCGAAGATCCTCATGTGCAGCGCCATGGGGCAGCAAGCCCTCGTGGTGGAAGCGATCCAGGCAGGGGCCAAGGACTTTGTCGTGAAGCCCTTCCAGCCAAGCCGCGTGCTCGAAGCTGTCCAGCGCGTGCTGGGATAA
- a CDS encoding chemotaxis protein CheA, translating to MDTSDYAELFLTESREHVSAVNHWLLQLERGAGGDEPVTAIFRAVHTVKGMSATMGYGVVAELSHEMESLLDRVRRKTMVITPEVMDVLFRAADVLEQAVEAAVAGDGDDVSAAPVLERLRAMGGVTPRAEAAIAPGPMDEQLWTAPAPEGTGRVVRVRLVKDTPLRGVRAFLIVQALGRLGEVTGVSPVLASLQANEFDLDFAVRLRTDALPAEIAGMVRSAGDVALVQVDERVRGTPPAATAIRQPPSEASAPAHAARHVRIDLRRLDALMNLIGELVITRGRLQQIGAQLGDPSLDETLAQASRLIGDLRDEIVTSRMVPVWQVFDRFPRLVRDAARGLGKQIDFTIEGKDIELDRSMLEEIGDPIVHLLRNAVDHGIEGPEGRERAGKAREGRLVLSAARDRSAVVIRVTDDGRGIDRVRVIEKARAAGLMDAAKPDLSDDELVRLVSRPGFSTAERVTDLSGRGVGLDAVLSRVRALGGSVDVKTQAGVGTTVTLRLPLTLAILRALLTRVDAELYAVPMTHVCETVELKSDRLRTLRGREVLTLREEVLPLLRLRDIVGLPRRAGETREHVIVLELAERRAGLVVDGLAGQEEIVVKQYDPVRSHMQAFSGATILGDGAPALILDVSSLS from the coding sequence TTGGATACTTCTGATTACGCCGAGCTTTTCCTCACCGAGAGCCGGGAGCACGTCTCGGCGGTGAACCATTGGCTGCTGCAGTTGGAACGCGGGGCCGGCGGTGACGAGCCGGTGACCGCCATCTTCCGCGCCGTGCACACGGTGAAGGGGATGAGCGCCACCATGGGGTACGGCGTCGTGGCGGAGCTGTCGCACGAGATGGAGAGTCTTCTGGACCGGGTACGTCGCAAGACGATGGTCATCACGCCGGAGGTGATGGACGTGCTCTTCCGCGCCGCGGACGTCCTGGAGCAGGCGGTCGAGGCCGCTGTAGCGGGCGACGGCGATGACGTGAGCGCTGCCCCGGTGCTCGAGCGGCTGCGGGCCATGGGGGGTGTGACACCGCGCGCCGAGGCGGCGATCGCGCCGGGGCCGATGGATGAGCAGTTGTGGACGGCGCCGGCGCCCGAGGGGACGGGGCGGGTGGTGCGCGTGCGACTGGTCAAGGACACGCCCCTTCGGGGGGTGCGGGCCTTTCTCATCGTCCAGGCGCTCGGGCGGTTGGGGGAGGTGACCGGGGTATCGCCCGTGCTCGCGTCGCTCCAGGCCAACGAGTTCGACCTCGATTTTGCAGTGCGCCTCCGGACGGATGCATTGCCGGCGGAGATCGCGGGAATGGTGCGGAGCGCGGGGGACGTGGCGTTGGTGCAGGTGGATGAACGGGTGCGGGGAACGCCGCCGGCCGCGACTGCGATTCGTCAGCCTCCGTCCGAGGCCTCGGCGCCGGCCCACGCCGCGCGGCACGTGCGCATTGACCTGCGGCGCCTGGATGCGCTGATGAACCTGATCGGCGAGCTGGTGATCACGCGGGGGCGGCTACAGCAGATCGGGGCCCAGCTGGGCGATCCGTCACTCGACGAGACGCTGGCCCAGGCTTCGCGCCTCATTGGCGACCTGCGCGACGAGATCGTGACCAGCCGCATGGTGCCAGTGTGGCAGGTGTTCGACCGGTTTCCACGATTGGTACGCGACGCGGCGCGCGGACTGGGCAAGCAGATCGACTTCACGATCGAGGGCAAGGACATCGAGCTCGACCGGTCGATGTTGGAGGAGATCGGCGATCCAATCGTCCATCTGCTGCGCAACGCGGTGGACCACGGCATCGAGGGGCCCGAGGGTCGCGAGCGGGCGGGCAAGGCGCGCGAGGGCCGGCTGGTGCTGTCGGCGGCGCGCGACCGCTCCGCGGTGGTGATCAGGGTGACCGACGACGGGCGGGGGATCGATCGGGTCCGCGTGATCGAGAAGGCCAGGGCGGCGGGACTGATGGACGCGGCCAAGCCCGACCTGAGCGATGACGAGTTGGTGCGGCTGGTATCGCGTCCTGGTTTCTCGACGGCGGAGCGGGTGACCGATCTTTCGGGCCGCGGGGTGGGGCTGGACGCGGTGCTGTCCCGCGTCCGGGCGCTCGGCGGGTCGGTGGACGTGAAGACCCAGGCGGGCGTCGGGACGACCGTCACGCTCCGGCTGCCGCTCACGCTCGCCATCCTGCGGGCGCTGCTCACGCGGGTGGACGCGGAGTTGTACGCGGTGCCGATGACCCACGTGTGCGAGACGGTGGAACTGAAGTCCGACCGGCTGCGCACGCTGCGCGGGCGGGAGGTGCTGACGTTGCGCGAGGAGGTGCTGCCGCTGCTGCGGCTACGGGACATCGTGGGGTTGCCGCGGCGCGCGGGGGAGACGCGGGAGCACGTGATCGTGCTCGAGTTGGCCGAGCGTCGGGCGGGGCTGGTGGTGGATGGGCTGGCGGGGCAGGAGGAGATCGTCGTGAAACAATACGATCCGGTGCGGTCGCACATGCAGGCGTTCAGCGGCGCGACGATCCTCGGGGACGGGGCCCCGGCGCTGATTCTCGATGTGAGCAGTCTCTCCTAA
- a CDS encoding chemotaxis protein CheW yields the protein MAESQELRALLFRVGSTVYGCDIAAVREIVPFRPATRLPGAQPYVNGLVNVRGTIITVVDLGVRLAAAAAATADGSMIIVEINGRRLGLVVGDVMDVTPLQVDPVPDERADEVVRGLGHLDGTVVIVLDVAALIGQVLL from the coding sequence ATGGCTGAGTCTCAGGAGTTGCGGGCGCTGCTTTTTCGCGTCGGATCGACGGTATACGGCTGTGATATCGCCGCGGTGCGCGAGATCGTCCCGTTCCGGCCGGCCACCCGACTGCCGGGCGCCCAGCCGTACGTCAACGGCCTGGTGAACGTGCGGGGAACCATCATCACGGTGGTGGATCTCGGGGTGAGGCTGGCGGCCGCTGCCGCGGCGACGGCGGACGGGTCGATGATCATCGTCGAGATCAACGGGCGGCGGCTGGGACTGGTGGTGGGCGACGTGATGGACGTGACCCCGCTGCAAGTGGATCCGGTGCCGGATGAACGGGCCGACGAGGTGGTGCGGGGGCTGGGACATCTGGACGGGACAGTCGTCATTGTACTTGATGTGGCGGCGCTCATAGGTCAGGTGCTGCTGTAA
- a CDS encoding DUF4388 domain-containing protein — protein sequence MTIEGPLRELGIHDVFQLLDLSRKTGMLRVTSELRDDEGVVHFVNGRIIQASIRSRPLSLAQLLLASDKITESDLVEARSRAGANAAPSALASALVAGGAVSQRELERQVRLQVETVVFELMSWREGFFSFEELSADALPSSIRVSVSTESLLMEGARRIDEWSRIVDKVPNLAVVPQLAAVTGDHETQLDLLPHEWEVLTMIDGTRDLREIAGSLGRSEFEVAKVAYGLVTTGVVDLKAATRRGREPRPAVVGDEALLERARGAMAYGDFAAALESARGAVDAFGTEARLLVARALVKLRRYPEALEELRRAVHADPLTPRVHLELGFAAARVGEFATARASWEHFLRLSPAGLDAARVQASLDSLIRLTNLLEADADA from the coding sequence ATGACGATCGAAGGTCCTCTCCGCGAACTCGGCATCCACGATGTCTTCCAGCTGCTCGATCTGAGCCGCAAGACGGGGATGCTGCGCGTGACCTCCGAGTTGCGAGACGACGAGGGCGTGGTGCATTTCGTGAACGGTCGCATCATTCAAGCGAGCATCCGCAGCAGACCGCTATCGCTGGCGCAGTTGCTGCTGGCGTCGGACAAGATCACCGAGTCGGATCTGGTTGAAGCCCGTAGCCGGGCGGGGGCCAACGCCGCGCCCAGCGCGCTGGCCAGTGCACTGGTGGCTGGCGGCGCCGTGTCGCAGCGCGAGTTGGAACGCCAGGTGCGCCTCCAGGTGGAAACGGTCGTATTCGAACTGATGTCGTGGCGCGAGGGGTTCTTCTCGTTCGAGGAACTCTCCGCCGATGCGCTCCCCTCCAGTATCCGGGTCAGCGTGTCCACCGAGTCGCTGCTCATGGAGGGCGCGCGCCGCATCGACGAGTGGTCGCGTATCGTCGACAAGGTGCCGAATCTGGCCGTGGTGCCCCAACTCGCCGCGGTGACTGGCGATCACGAGACGCAGCTCGACCTCCTGCCGCACGAGTGGGAAGTGCTCACGATGATCGACGGCACGCGCGACCTGCGCGAGATCGCCGGATCGCTGGGCCGCAGCGAATTCGAGGTGGCCAAGGTGGCCTACGGGCTCGTCACCACGGGGGTCGTGGACCTCAAGGCGGCCACGCGCCGTGGTCGGGAGCCGCGCCCCGCGGTGGTGGGAGACGAGGCGCTGCTCGAGCGGGCGCGGGGCGCGATGGCGTACGGGGACTTCGCCGCGGCGCTGGAATCGGCGCGGGGCGCCGTTGACGCGTTCGGCACGGAAGCCCGGCTGCTCGTCGCCCGCGCCCTCGTGAAGCTGCGCCGGTATCCCGAGGCGCTGGAGGAGCTGCGACGCGCCGTGCACGCCGACCCGCTCACCCCGCGCGTACACCTCGAGTTGGGGTTCGCGGCGGCGCGGGTGGGGGAGTTCGCCACGGCGCGGGCAAGCTGGGAGCATTTCCTGCGCCTGTCGCCGGCTGGGCTCGACGCGGCGCGCGTCCAGGCGTCGCTCGACTCGCTCATCCGACTCACCAACCTGCTGGAAGCCGATGCCGATGCCTGA